A portion of the Luxibacter massiliensis genome contains these proteins:
- the fabG gene encoding 3-oxoacyl-ACP reductase FabG: MDRKSVLITGASRGIGKACALAFSALGYHVYINCRQSAGSLNQTRDEICSMGGICTALMGDVGNPLEVSEIFRRIETEVTGLDVLVNNAGISYIGLLTDMDNADWERVISSNLSSVFYCSRAAIPYMVSQKRGKIINISSMWGTSGASCEAAYSASKAGVNGLTKALAKELAPSNIQVNAIACGVIDTAMNSQLSAKERQALTEEIPAGRFGTAEETADLVAALAEGHGYLTGQIIGLDGGFL; the protein is encoded by the coding sequence ATGGACAGGAAATCTGTGCTTATTACCGGAGCTTCCAGGGGGATCGGAAAGGCCTGTGCCCTGGCATTCTCCGCCCTCGGGTATCACGTATATATAAATTGTAGGCAATCTGCTGGAAGTTTAAACCAAACCAGGGATGAAATCTGTTCCATGGGCGGCATATGTACCGCTCTTATGGGGGATGTGGGAAATCCTCTGGAAGTCTCAGAGATTTTCCGCCGGATAGAAACCGAGGTGACTGGCCTGGATGTCCTGGTCAACAATGCCGGCATTTCTTATATCGGCCTTCTCACGGACATGGACAATGCAGATTGGGAAAGAGTCATTTCCTCCAATTTATCCTCTGTATTTTACTGTTCCCGGGCCGCCATTCCATATATGGTTTCTCAGAAACGCGGAAAAATCATTAATATCTCTTCCATGTGGGGAACTTCAGGGGCATCCTGCGAAGCCGCCTATTCCGCCTCAAAGGCTGGAGTCAACGGCCTGACTAAGGCCCTGGCAAAGGAGCTGGCCCCAAGCAATATCCAGGTCAACGCAATTGCCTGCGGCGTGATTGATACTGCCATGAACTCCCAGCTCTCTGCTAAGGAGCGCCAGGCGCTCACAGAGGAGATTCCTGCCGGACGTTTTGGCACAGCAGAGGAAACGGCGGACCTGGTGGCAGCGCTGGCTGAAGGGCATGGTTACTTAACTGGGCAGATTATTGGCCTGGATGGGGGGTTTTTATAA
- a CDS encoding ParA family protein: protein MGKTRVICFANNKGGSGKSTTCSNIGYGLTQLKKKVLLVDGDMQLNLSLSLFDEDKVLGFARSSRNLYEGIKSQADLTDYIVCSPYDGLDLIPSSTLMSSIEYELFTKWQREYILKKCLSKIKESGKYDYILIDAPPTLGGWVMNILCASDEVVIPVESTPWGLFGLGNMFEFLEEVKQIAPELKIGGIVITKVDTRKSYFKQTRETLRQLEGVKVFDTYIRVDSNVEWSQDNNAPVMAYKKSSRSAEEYMELAKEIAGMK from the coding sequence ATGGGAAAGACAAGAGTAATATGTTTTGCGAATAATAAAGGGGGGAGTGGGAAATCAACTACCTGCTCCAATATTGGATATGGACTGACACAGCTTAAAAAGAAAGTACTGTTGGTGGACGGTGATATGCAGCTGAACCTTTCGCTTTCCCTTTTTGATGAAGATAAAGTATTGGGATTTGCCCGAAGCAGCAGGAATTTGTATGAGGGGATTAAAAGCCAGGCTGACCTGACAGATTATATTGTATGTTCCCCTTATGATGGATTGGACCTGATTCCCTCTTCCACACTGATGAGCTCCATAGAGTATGAGCTTTTCACGAAGTGGCAGAGAGAATATATATTGAAAAAGTGTCTGTCCAAAATAAAGGAATCTGGGAAGTATGATTATATACTGATTGATGCGCCCCCGACTCTGGGAGGCTGGGTTATGAACATACTCTGCGCGTCAGATGAGGTGGTGATCCCCGTGGAATCAACGCCATGGGGACTTTTCGGACTGGGGAATATGTTTGAGTTTTTGGAAGAGGTTAAGCAGATTGCCCCTGAGCTTAAAATAGGCGGCATTGTAATTACAAAGGTAGATACAAGAAAAAGTTATTTTAAACAGACGCGGGAAACGTTGAGGCAGCTTGAAGGCGTGAAGGTCTTTGATACATATATCCGGGTAGACAGCAATGTTGAGTGGTCTCAGGATAACAATGCGCCGGTAATGGCATATAAGAAGAGCAGCAGGAGCGCTGAGGAATATATGGAACTAGCAAAAGAGATTGCAGGCATGAAATAG
- a CDS encoding HD domain-containing protein, with protein sequence MVDKALEFAAKAHHGQFRKGTKRPYIVHPVEVADIVATMTKDEEVICAAVLHDTIEDCADVTEELLKTEFGERVAWMVAQESEDKSRSWVERKGATIQHLKTASLEVKMIGLADKLSNMRDIDRDYPVAGESFWKRFRMNNKEAIGWYYKGIRDVLEEEFQGFSAYQEYCLLIEKNFGEGPASMEWDKGREVI encoded by the coding sequence ATGGTTGATAAAGCCCTTGAATTTGCGGCCAAGGCACATCATGGACAATTCCGTAAAGGCACAAAGCGTCCATATATTGTGCACCCGGTAGAGGTGGCTGACATTGTTGCAACAATGACAAAGGACGAGGAAGTTATTTGTGCGGCGGTCCTGCATGATACAATTGAAGATTGTGCAGACGTGACAGAGGAGTTGCTCAAGACAGAGTTTGGAGAGCGGGTAGCCTGGATGGTAGCACAGGAGAGTGAGGACAAGTCCAGGTCGTGGGTAGAGAGAAAGGGCGCTACAATCCAGCATTTAAAAACTGCATCCCTGGAAGTGAAAATGATCGGACTTGCCGATAAACTCTCAAATATGAGAGACATTGACAGAGATTACCCTGTGGCCGGTGAAAGCTTTTGGAAGCGGTTCCGTATGAATAACAAGGAAGCCATTGGCTGGTATTATAAGGGGATAAGGGATGTCCTGGAAGAAGAATTCCAGGGATTCTCAGCATACCAGGAGTATTGTTTGCTGATTGAAAAGAATTTTGGAGAGGGGCCGGCTTCCATGGAATGGGACAAGGGGAGGGAGGTAATATGA
- a CDS encoding asparaginase, whose product MKKRILMLGTGGTIACRHTENGLAPAITPEELLGYIPDAARVCDIHTTQVCNVDSTNMTPVYWGMISRAIEKNYADYDGFVVCHGTDTLAYTAAALSYMIQNSHKPIVITGAQRPIDMENTDARMNLLDSFIYASDQDSRDVNIVFDGKVIVGTRAKKERAKSYNAFSSINFPYPAVIREQRVIRYIPPQEYRGQVQFYHDMDESIYVLKLTPGLDPDVLSFLFDRYKCIVIESFGVGGIPEYLVDKFYEIMKGCGAGGKLAIVATQVVKEGSDMMVYEVGKRVKQDFDLLETYDMTLEATITKAMWLMARTGLSYEELKAEFYKTVNRDILAYKSDR is encoded by the coding sequence ATGAAGAAACGGATATTGATGCTGGGGACAGGCGGAACCATCGCCTGCAGGCATACTGAGAACGGCCTGGCGCCTGCTATCACGCCAGAAGAACTATTGGGATATATTCCAGATGCGGCCAGGGTGTGCGATATCCACACAACACAAGTGTGTAATGTGGACAGCACAAATATGACTCCCGTATACTGGGGCATGATCAGCCGCGCCATTGAAAAAAATTATGCAGATTATGATGGATTTGTCGTTTGCCACGGCACTGATACGCTGGCATACACTGCTGCCGCACTTTCCTATATGATACAGAATTCACATAAGCCTATTGTTATAACCGGGGCGCAGAGACCAATAGATATGGAAAATACGGATGCAAGAATGAACCTGCTGGATAGTTTTATCTATGCGTCAGACCAGGACTCCAGGGATGTAAATATTGTGTTTGATGGTAAGGTAATCGTAGGGACAAGGGCAAAAAAGGAACGGGCAAAGAGTTATAATGCATTTTCCAGTATTAATTTCCCTTATCCGGCCGTTATAAGGGAACAGAGAGTTATCCGCTACATCCCCCCACAGGAATATAGAGGCCAGGTACAGTTTTACCACGATATGGACGAAAGCATCTACGTATTAAAGCTTACACCGGGATTGGACCCGGATGTGCTCTCTTTTTTATTTGACAGGTATAAATGTATTGTGATCGAGAGTTTTGGGGTAGGCGGCATCCCGGAATATTTGGTAGATAAATTTTATGAGATCATGAAAGGCTGCGGGGCAGGCGGGAAGCTTGCCATTGTGGCCACCCAGGTGGTGAAGGAAGGCAGTGACATGATGGTGTACGAGGTGGGGAAAAGAGTGAAGCAGGACTTTGACCTTCTGGAAACCTATGATATGACACTGGAGGCTACAATTACAAAGGCAATGTGGCTGATGGCAAGGACGGGACTTAGCTATGAAGAGCTGAAAGCGGAGTTTTACAAAACTGTGAACCGTGATATACTTGCATATAAAAGTGACAGATAA